AAGGCTTAAGTTTTTGTTAACACCCACCACACTTTGGTTCAGCCCCATGGCCCATAAGGATAAAAAACCTTTCGCATGACCAATGTAAGATGCTGCCAAATGAATGTCGCTTGCGGGAACTCCGCAAATCACCGCTGCTGATTCTACGTCAAAGTTGGATAAGAGTATTTTTAATTCGTCAATCCCTTCTGTATGAGATTGGATGAATTCAGAATCAATCCAATTGTTTTGGATTAAAACCTTTGCGATTGCATGGAAAAGATAAATATCGGTTCCTGGATGAATTTGTAAATGTAAGTCGGCATCCTCACAAGTATCCGTCTTTCTTGGATCCACTACAATGATCTTTACTTCAGGGTTATTCTTTTTATGAGCTTCAATCCGACGAAATAAAATGGGATGGCACCAAGCGGGATTGGCTCCGGCAATGAGAAAACAATCGGCAAGTTCAATGTCCTCATAAGCAATCGGTACACTGTCTTCACCGAGAGCCATTTTGTATCCCACAACAGCAGAACTCATACAAAGCCTTGAGTTTGTATCAATATTATTGCTACCAATAAATCCTTTGATGAGTTTATTGATAATATAGTATTCTTCTGTAAGGAGTTGGCCAGAGACATAGAATCCCACAGAGTCTGGGCCATGAGTTTGAATCAATTTTTTGAATTTATCAGCAATCCCAGAAAGAGCACTATCCCAACTAACTTTTGATAGCGGAAGATTTTTATCTTTTCTATAGGAAGGATAGAGGATACGATCACTCCTATCCATCACCGTATAATGCAAATTCATTCCTTTCGAACACAAAAGCCCCTTGTTCGCTGGATGGTCCTTGTCCCCTTCAATAGAGATCTCTGTCGGGCCAGTTTTGTGGACGGTAACACCACAACCAACCCCACAATAAGAACAAGTGGATGCATAGGTTTCTTGAATCTGCACACAGATAGTCAGCAATAACTATGCCAATTGCTGAAATATTCACAAAAATGCTTATTCCCATAGGGATTTGAATTAAATCTTCCCAGGTTGAAACTAAGACTGGCAAAATCACGAATAAATATTCGCAAAAAACTGCACACAAAACGTACAGAACCGTTAGTTTCTAACAGAAAGGATTAGAAAAAGTTCAAAAGGAAAGGACTGACTTGGGAAACTCGTGCACCAAAAGTAGGCAGCTTCCCATTTTTTGTAGCTAAATTAATATTTTTTTTAGAAGGACCCACTCTATTCCCTAAGTATATCCCCAAAGCAGTAGTATTTTTAATCTAGCTGCCTCTGTTAGGTACACTTCGTGCATATTGTAGGAAGATTGGAACCGTTCTAGCGGTTCTTTTCAGAAAACTTTTGGGCCAGGTAGGGTAACAAAATGATCAAGCGAAAGTTAATCGTGATAGGAAACGGGATGGTTGGCCACAGGTTTTGCGAAAAATTAGTGGAGTTCGGTGGCACAGACAAATTTGAGATCACAGTCCTAGGAGAAGAACCAAGACGAGCCTACGACCGCGTCCATCTTTCTGAATATTTTGCCGATAAGTCTGCCGATTCCTTATACCTTTGTCCTCCCGATTGGTATAGGTCAAATGGAATCAAATTATTATTATCAGAACCTGCGATCTCTATAGATACCATCAAACGAAAGTTAGTTACCAATCTTGGCACAGAACTCGAGTTCGATGAACTAATTTTTGCCACTGGTTCCTCCCCTTTTGTACCTCCACTGGAAGGTTTAAATAAGGAAGGAGTTTTTGTTTACAGAACCATTGAAGACTTAGAACAAACTATGGAATACAGCAAAAAAGTAAAAAAAGCTGCTGTGCTGGGTGGTGGACTACTCGGACTCGAAGCTGCGAAAGCACTGGTTGATTTAGGTAAAGAAACTCATGTTGTGGAGTTTGCTCCAAGACTTATGCCAAGGCAGTTAGATGATGGTGGTGCTGCCATTTTAAAATCCAAAATAGAAGAGATTGGTGTTGAAATTCATTTAAACAAACAAACTGAAAAAGTCCTTGGTGAAGAAAAAATCGAAGGTTTTGAATTTAAAGATGGTGGTAGTCTTCAGTTTGATATGCTCATTGTTTCTGCGGGAATTCGTCCAAGAGATGAACTAGCAAAAGAAGCAGGGATTGCTGTTGGGGAACGTGGTGGTATCATCGTAGATGATGGTATGGGAACCAATGTGTATGGGATTTATGCGATCGGTGAAGTTGCCTTACATAGAAATTTTATTTATGGCCTTGTAGCTCCGGGTTATGAGATGGCAGAAACCCTTGCCTTCAATTTATGTAGCCCAGGGAGTAAACCAAAGGTTTATATTGGATCTGATTTATCCACAAAACTAAAGTTAATTGGTGTAGAAGTAGCTTCTTTTGGAGATGCTCTCGGCCAATCGGAACACATTCCTATTGTTTTTAAAAACCCAAGAAGTGGCGTTTATAAAAAGTTAGTCATCTCCTCTGACGGCAAATACCTATTAGGTGGAATCCTTGTAGGGGATGCAAAAGCATACGGAAACCTACTTTCCTTTTATTTAAATAAAATGGAACTTCCAGAAGAACCAGAAACTTTGATTGTAGGATCTGTTTCTGCAGAAAACCTTTTTGGGGCCGATGCTTTACCAGATGAAGCAAAAATCTGTTCTTGTAATAATGTTTCCAAAGGAGATATCCTAAAAGCCATTCGGGAAAAAGAATGTTACGACATCACTAGTTTGAAGAACTGTTCGAAGGCCGGTAGTGGTTGCGGGGGATGTTTGCCACAAGTAAACTCCATCCTCAAAGCAGAGTTAAAAATCCAAGGGAAAGTAGTCACAGAACATCTCTGCGAACACTTCAAATTTTCTAGAAAAGAACTGTTTCAAGTCATCAAAGTCAAATCACTTAAAAGTTTCCCCGATGTCATCAAAGAAGTGGGCCGTGGGAACGGATGCGAAGTTTGTAAACCAGCGGTTGCATCCATCCTTGCGAGTGTATGGAATGAACCCATTCTCAAACATAGAGAAATCCAAGATACTAACGACAAATACTTAGCCAATATCCAAAGAGGAGGAACCTACTCTGTGGTTCCGAGAATCCCTGGAGGAGAGATCACTCCAGAAAAACTCATTGCGATCGGCGATGTTGCCAAAAAATACAATCTCTATTGCAAAATCACTGGCGGCCAACGTATCGACTTGTTAGGTGCAAGAATTGACCAACTCCCTGCCATTTGGAAGGATTTGATCGAGTCTGGGTTTGAAAGTGGACATGCTTATGGAAAGTCTATGCGAACGGTCAAAAGTTGTGTGGGTTCCACTTGGTGCCGGTTTGGAGTACAGGATAGTACATCCTTTGCCATCAAATTAGAAGAACGATACAAAGGGATTCGTGCTCCTCATAAATTAAAGTGCGGAGTGTCCGGTTGCATTCGTGAATGTGCGGAAGCTCGCGGAAAAGACTTTGGAATCATTGCAACAGAAAGAGGTTGGA
The sequence above is drawn from the Leptospira sp. WS4.C2 genome and encodes:
- the nirB gene encoding nitrite reductase large subunit NirB; this encodes MIKRKLIVIGNGMVGHRFCEKLVEFGGTDKFEITVLGEEPRRAYDRVHLSEYFADKSADSLYLCPPDWYRSNGIKLLLSEPAISIDTIKRKLVTNLGTELEFDELIFATGSSPFVPPLEGLNKEGVFVYRTIEDLEQTMEYSKKVKKAAVLGGGLLGLEAAKALVDLGKETHVVEFAPRLMPRQLDDGGAAILKSKIEEIGVEIHLNKQTEKVLGEEKIEGFEFKDGGSLQFDMLIVSAGIRPRDELAKEAGIAVGERGGIIVDDGMGTNVYGIYAIGEVALHRNFIYGLVAPGYEMAETLAFNLCSPGSKPKVYIGSDLSTKLKLIGVEVASFGDALGQSEHIPIVFKNPRSGVYKKLVISSDGKYLLGGILVGDAKAYGNLLSFYLNKMELPEEPETLIVGSVSAENLFGADALPDEAKICSCNNVSKGDILKAIREKECYDITSLKNCSKAGSGCGGCLPQVNSILKAELKIQGKVVTEHLCEHFKFSRKELFQVIKVKSLKSFPDVIKEVGRGNGCEVCKPAVASILASVWNEPILKHREIQDTNDKYLANIQRGGTYSVVPRIPGGEITPEKLIAIGDVAKKYNLYCKITGGQRIDLLGARIDQLPAIWKDLIESGFESGHAYGKSMRTVKSCVGSTWCRFGVQDSTSFAIKLEERYKGIRAPHKLKCGVSGCIRECAEARGKDFGIIATERGWNLYIGGNGGVNPKHAILFAEDLDEDTCIKYIDRYMMFYIRTADKLMRTSTWLEQLEGGIDYLKDVVINDRLGINSQLDEEMNALVNTYLCEWKDVVEDREKQKKFRHFVNSNETDPNIKFIEERGQIRPVDWVEKDLVNS